The following is a genomic window from Pedobacter sp. KBS0701.
CAGGGGCTACAAAAAATTCAATTTTTTTAACCTTTAAATTTTAAAACTATGGCTTTCAAAGCTAGATTAAATTTTTCGGGCAAGGAGTACGATGTGCTTCACTGTGCCTATGCGTTAAACCGAGATGTAGATGCTAAAGGAAGACCTTCTTCCGGAGTTTACGGCGGTACCATCGATATTGAGATCGAATCAACCGAAGACACTTCAATTATCGAAGCGATGGTAAATAACCAGTACAAACCTATTACAGGAACCCTTCTGATCAAGAAAACAGAGGAAGATGCCAAAATGAAAGAAGTTAACTTCGAGGATGGCTACATTGTTAAATATTCCGAAGGAATAAACATTGTGGGCGATCACCCGATGACGCTCAAGTTCCAGATTTCAGCCCGCAAGCTTAAATTAGGTAACGCAGAGCACCTTAATGATTGGCCAAAAGCTTAGTTAGGTTTAAGGCGTAAGGTTTAGGGCAAATATATACTCCATGCTCTTCGCTAACCGCTTTCCGCAATTCATTCATCTTTCACATTAAAATTTTACTACAATGGCATTCAAAACCCGTTTAAACTTAGGATCAAAAGAATTTGATGTACTACAGTGCAGCTTTTCATTAAATAGAGATGTTGACGCAAAAGGCCGTCCATCCTCAGGTGTTTATGGTGGTACCATCCACATCGAAATCGAATCAACTGAAGATACTTCAGTGATCGAATCAATGGTTAACAACCAGTATAAGCCGCTTTCCGGAACATTGGTTTTCAAAAAGGGCGAAGAAGATTCCAAAATGAAAGAACTGTCTTTCGAAGATGGTTATATCATCCAGTATAACGAGGGTATTGCGGTAAACGACAATACACCTATGACTTTAAGTTTCGTAGTATCTGCCCGTAAGCTAAAACTGGGTAACGCGGAACATGAAAATGATTGGCCAAAAGCTTAGTTATTTTTAGCATATCAATTTAATTGAAGCGCCCCGATTTATCGGGGCGTATTTAGTTCACTAGCACTTTTCTCATTGTAGATATATCATCTAAATTATCCATTGCAAGGTTGAGCGGTTTTCACCGTGAGGCTATATCTTACATTAAAGCTCAATTATGTCTAACCAATGCAAATATATTGTAGTAAAAAACGGTTACCACCCTGGTAAAATGTTTGGTTTGGCACCTACACACAAAATTTATCTGAACTTGCCTTATATAAAAATAGAATTACTTCTATTAGATAAGTATGCACTAAAAAATTCGTCAACTGGATTTAGCTTAGGGTAATTTTTGTGATCAATATTAATTAATATGGAAAAGAAACTCATTTCAGAAATCAATATAGAGGATAAGGAAATTACCCACTTTGCTTCCTTTAGCCTCACACAGGCTTTTAATGAACACCATTATTTCGAGCTGCGTTTTAACCATGATCAAATGGGCGCACCGGGCTTGATCAGTTTGGATGATAGCCGCGATTTTGTGGGTAAAACCTTAACTGCATCATTTGGCCATTCACCGGAAAACATGCAGAATTTTGTGGGGCTGGTTTCTAAGGTGGAGTTGTCACAAAGTCATGGTTATCATGGTGTCGTAATCGTAAGTGGTTATAGTCCAACCATTTTAATCGACCGTGGTCCTGATTTAGGTTCTTACCTGGACAAGGACCTTAATGAAATCGTAAAATTGGCAACTAAAGATACACCGGCCAACGATTTAAAAGTAGTGGCCAATGCCGCCCGAAGTTCATCTATTGATTATATTATTCAATACAAAGAAAGTGACTTTGCATTTCTGAACCGCCTTTCGGCAGAGTATCATGAGTGGTTTTTCTACGATGGTAAGCAGCTTAATTTTGGCAAGCCCAATTCGCAAAAAGAGATATCGTTATTTTACGGAAGAGATGTTCAGGAAATGCAGTATGCCATGGAAATAGCGCCAATCAAGAATAAGCGCTTTTCTTACAATCCTAAACAAAATGAGATGTTGCTGAGCGAGAGCACAGGCAAAGTAGATGGTACTCCTGATTTATCACATGCCATTAAAGCTTCCAACCTCACTTTCAGTAAAACCTTCAACCAGCCCTCCTTAATACGTGTAGATAATAGCGGCGATATTAAAAGTCTCGTCGAAAATGAAGAAAAGGCCAATACCAGCGAGCTATTAAAAGTAACGGCAAGAGGAGACAATGCCGGTTTAAGCATAGGGAGCATTGCCGAAATTACCATGAGTTTAAGGAAAGAACTTGCTTTTTCCACAGAAAGTCTGGGTAAATTCCTCATTACAAGCATTAAACATCATATTGATGAGAATGGTAAATACCACAACACTTTCGAAGGAAAGGTTTCTACTACGGAACGTTTACTGGTAAAAAACTTTGAAAAACCACAGCCTGATATGCAATTGGCAGATGTGATCGATAACAACGATCCACAGGGACAGGGGCGAATTAAAGTGAAATTTAAATGGGAATGTTTAACAAACGACGTGACAGAGTGGCTGCGTGTAGTTACGCCAAGTGCCGGTATTGGCGATAGGGGTAACAACAGGGGATACTTTGCCATTCCTGAAATCGATGATCAGGTGATAATTGCCTTTGAAGAGGGAAATATTGCCCGGCCAGTGGTGATGGGCAGTGTTTACCACAGTTCGAGTGTAAACAGTAGCCCATTGGTTAAAAATCACCTAAAAAGTATTATTACCAGAAGCGGACATTTGCTGGAATTTGATGATAGTGATGGCACACAAGGTATAACACTTACCGATATCCATCAAAACATTATCCATATTGATACCAAAGGCAATAATATTACGATTACCGCTTTGGAGAACATGACGCTAAATTGTAAGAATATGCAGATTAATGTGGCCGAGAATATGGCAACTAGTGTTGGTCAAAATATGGCTAATACAATCGGTATGAATAGATCGGAAACTGTAGGAATGAGTGCTACAGAATCGGTTGGCGCAATTAAAAGTACAACTGTAGCGGGAAATATGAACCTTATGGTAATTGGTCAGCTAATGGAAATGATTGAAGGAGATGTACACAGTGAAACCAAAAAAGAACGAAATGAAATAAGTGCTGGTATTATGAATATTAGCTCAGATGAGTATATTAATAAACATGCTCAAAAACAAGTACAGAATAATAGTGGTGAGAGTGGAACTGGGTATTAACTAACTAATCGACTTATGAGCAGATCAAGAATTGTTGGTGGTAGCTATACTAAAGTTTCGAAAGGCAATCACCAGATGTTTTCAGAAGAAAGTATCGTTTCCTCTGCTGGAAAAAAAGTGCAGCAAAAAGGGGCTAATGAGGGAGTAAGCCATGGCACACCACAAACAGCTCCAAAACCGGTAAATGCTGTTAACGTATATGTAGGGATGTTTTTTGATGGAACGGGTAACAACAGATTTAATTCTGAAGCGGAATATTACAGCAAGATCAATTCAAATAATGTTAAATATATTGCCAATACCATCCCTGCCCATGCCGTTAAAACAATTACAGATGTTAATGGCAAAGTAACAAAGGTTAAAATATCAGATCGGGATAGTTACTGGAACCCGTACTCTAATGTGGTTAAACTGTATGATTTATATAAAGAAGAAAAAAATCCAGAACATACAGATGAATTACATAAAGAATACGGTAAACATGTTATTTTAAAACAATATGTAGAAGGGATAGGTACCAAACGTAACTTGGAGGATGATGTAGCAGGTTCAGCTCTGGCCAGAGGACCACGAGGAATTATTGGACGGGTAGAGGAAGGAATAAAAGATCTGGTAAAAAATCAATTAGGCGTTGTTAAAGCAAAAAAAATAAATAAAATTGTTTTCGATGTTTTTGGTTTTAGCAGGGGTGCAGCTGCGGCGAGGCATTTTTGTAATGAAGTGAAGAAAAAAGCATCCTATACACACGAAATGATAAGAGATCCCTACGATTCTAAAGGACGGATCATGACTGGTAAACAAATCGTATCGTCACAGGCAGGAGGATTATTAGGAAGATTACTACAGCAAAATGGTTTTAAATCAGTTGGTGAAACTTTTTCAATTGAAATTAGGTTTCTAGGCGTGTTTGAAACGGTAATTTCTGATGGTATCGTTAAAGAAAATTTAGGTTATAAGGCCATACCACTTACATTAATGGCCCCACTCATACAAGAAAGTTTAAAGGATATTAAAACTGCAGTTGGCGGTTTAGGGATAAAAAATATTTTTCACATTAAGGCCGATTCGGAATGGAGACAGAATTTTGCTTTTACTCCAACCAATGCAGGCCATACCATCAGTATGCTTGGTGCACACTCTGATATAGGCGGTGGCTATGCAAATCTAGATAAATATACCACCGTTCTCGATTATTTTGATCTGAAACCAAACGACACCAAAACCTGGAAAGAAAAACAGGCGGTAAGGCAATTTTATATTAATCAGGGATTTTGTAATGAAGATCAAATAAAATTTATAAATACTTACGATCACGTAAGGGAAACAAGTAGTACCATAAGTCCTTATGGTGCTGTATATTCAAGTCGCAATATAGATGGGCCAGCAGATTTTCCGGATGGAGGTAAAACACTATCCAGCAGTCCTTATTATCAAGCCAGTCAGTCTAAAGTATCCGACCATTACATGCTGGTTGATGAACGGTATATTTCCAACAATTATGCACTCGTGCCGATGAATATCATGTTAAAAAAAGCACTGAATTGCCAGGTTCCTTTTTATGATGATTATAAGAAGGCTCCTGATGTAAAAAAATACTTTGAATATGAAATTACAGATGCTGTGCTTAATGACTACTTGTCGCTGATGTTGAATGTGATGGAAGGAAAGGGTATCGAAAACGGCAGCTACAACATTCCGGCAGAAATGCGAAAACACATTTGTAATAAATATTTACACCTATCGGCAAATTACGGTGGATTCGATACCATTCGTGTAAAAACCGGAGATCACTACCTATTAGGTAATTTGGGTTTTGTTAACCGACCAGTGCCTTATCATTTTGCAAACGAAACTGTTACCTATGAAAGAGAAATTTATCAGCCTAAATAGCTTTTTGATTTTATTTGCAATGTTGGCAAGTTGCCAATCCAAAGAAAAATTTGATTGGGATGCTGGGTTTTCTGCACCTAAAAACTATATAGCCGGCGATCCGTCTGTAAGCTATTTCTATAAGGGCGTAAAACTTGCGGGTGCATCTTCAACAGTAGGTATAAATCCGGGCTGGGGCGAAACAAGTGGTGGTTTTACTAGTGGCGATGACTTTAAGCCAGTACCAGATAGTGTTTTTGTAAAATGGGATTGCGGTTTTGACCTGATTGAATATGAAGGAGGTTTTAAATTACCGAAGGAGAAAATGCTATCGCTGTTTAAAAGTAAAGTAAGAGATCCCTTAGGGAATATGGAAAACTATAGCTTAATCGTAACCGGAATGGCTCCCGGTGGCAATGTAACCTTATGGATGAAAGCCGGCCTTATAAAAACTGAAATAGCCAAATTTAAGGCCAAAGCAATAGATACTATGAGCAAAGACGATCCTAACAGGGGTATTACCATATGGACATCTACAGGCGATGAAGCAAAATACATACTAAGTTACATTAAACTACACGGCATTCCCTATCATGTTTGGGAAGTGGGTGAGAAAGAATATAATTATAATATTGGATTTAGTAGCGAAGAAGATAAAAACTACAGTTTTGGGATTACAGGTTATTCTGAGGATGGAACAACAATTGGCTATGATCAAGAAGAAAATACCCTAGTAATGTTAAAACACAATACAAATTATACGCCATCAATTGGTAAAATAAAAAATAAGTTGCCGGTTCATTTTTCCATCCAATGGATTTCAGAAGATAATGAGCAGTGGTATAAGGCAGAAATTGTGTTGCCTAATAATTTTAGTGAAAAATTCACATCTGGCGAGGCTGTTAAAAATTATGGTTATGATAGGATTTTAATAAAGATGGATAAAGAAATTCCTGGGCAGGCTTATGTTTTTGGAAAGATTATGATCCAGGGAAAGGATAAAGAAGATATGATTATGAAATTCAGGGCTCCGAAGTTGAATAATGAAACCAAAAAATATGACTTTTCTAAATATTCGCTTCCAAAAGGTTACGTTTTTCCTAAATGGCAAGGCCGAAATAATTTGACATTTCCAAAGATTGATTTTTGGCAGGAACAATAGCCCAATGATCTAAAGATAATTCTACCCGAATGAAAGTTACATATTTATTATTACTTAATTTAATACTTCTTTTTTCGAACTGCACCGCGCAACATAGCGAACCGAAGGGCTATTCATTAAAGAAAGAATACGGTCTTCAGGGAGCAGTAAAGGAAGTATCTACTTACCTGTGTAAAGTAAGTAAAAAAGTTATTCCTACAGATACCAGTAACTTTTTTGGAAAGTACAAATTGACATTTGATAGGCAGGGAAATGGCGTGGTAAATTATAGAAAACGTAAAAATGATAATGGTATGGTAATCATATATGAAATGATTTATACTGGACAGGGAAAAAATATAACCTATAAGGAACATATCAGCATTGACGGTAAAGAAACGGAAGTAACGGAATATAAGTATGTATGGTTAGATGATTTGAACTATAATATTGTAAATCAAAGTGATACATCTCAGGCCCAGATGGTTACCACCGATCAAAATTACAGAATAGTTAAAAGTCAATCTAAACAGGGCGACATTGTGGGAACGAACAATTACAAGTATTTTATTAAGAATAATAGGATAGAGAAGACCGTTACCCTAAACGAACGTAAGGAAAATGAAGTTGTAAAAAGTGTCGAGGTTATGGTGATGAAAGATTTTGATGCGCACAATAATCCAACTAAAATTTATTTTTATAACAATTTAGCCGAAAAAAATCCTGAAACCGTAATTTTTAAACAATACAAGTATTATTAAAATATAGCTTATTGTGCATTTGCCCTAATCTTCAGTTTACCGTCACAACAGTAAGATCCAGAATGAATATAAATTTTGAAAATATAAGTTCCAAATCATCAGAATACGCTTATTTAAAAGAGCGGCAATATGGTGTTTCTGTAAAATATTATGCCGGAAATGATGAATTACCTCATAAACGAATAGACTACGAAGTTGATGTGAAAATTGATGCACATCATAACGGCTGGCAAATAGATATCGATAAACAAAATGTATTTTTCAACCAGCATGAACCAGATCTGATTAGCGAAATTTTATCGCAGGCAATAACGAGATCAATCTATCCTGTGCAGTGTGTAATTAACAATAAAGGTTTGCCGGTAAGGGGAATTACCAATCATGATCAAATTTTAAGCCGTTGGAATCACAATAAAAAACGGATTGCAGACAAATATGAGGGGGAGACGGTTGATAAGTTGATAGGTGTTGCGGATATAAAGTTTGGAAGCAAAGCATTGATTGAAAAATCAATGAAATATGATATGTTCTGGAATTTATTTTTTCATCCCAAATTCATTGGATATAATGGTACAGCCGGTGTAAGAACAGATCTACATCTTGCTGTTGTACCCTATAAATTTCCTGTTAGGTTTACGGGTTTACAATATTTTAACAGGCAGGTTACTTCATATCATACCTTAGAAGTAAATTTTAATTCGGACGAAATGGAGGCCCCTCAGTTTCTAAGTGGGGCAAAAGATGAAAATCAGAAGTACTATATGAAATTGGATGTAGTATTTGATCTCGATGCCAGGCATTTATTTATGACCAATACTACGGCCTATTTTAGTTTTTATTATAAAGATCATGAACAGAATATCTGTTTAGAAAAAAGAATATATTTTACGATGTATGAAATCAATGCTGTTTCAAAAACAGATGAGCATAACATCATCGTAGATGATGAACCAAAGAACAAGAAAAGCAAACTGATGAAGTTTATAGATGCTTTGGTAGGAGATTAATTTTAAAAGAGATATAAATATGGCACTAAAAGAAAAGGTAGTTCAGGGCGCAATCTGCAAATGTCAGTTTGGTACAACTCCGGATCAGCTCGTGGTACTTAGCCATAAAAAGTGGTATGCCAATGATCATGAAGCAAAAGAGAAACTTATTGTTACCAATAAGGATATTGGAGTGCCCTTTAAAAAAAAGACATTTGGATCTTGCGCCAAAATGAATAATAGTCCTTGTGTGCCAAATATCACTAAATGGGATGGTTTTTATGAGAAAGAAAAATACGATCCGCCTGGTGGCTACATTATTTTAGAAGATAGCAAGGCAACCTGTGCAGTAGCTGGTAGCCCATGTGTAGAGATTGTTAAAAGCGGTCAGATTGGTGTTCCAAGCAGTAAAAATTTAAAAAATGCTGATAAAGAGCTTCAGGCAAATGTAAATCCTTTAATCAATATGACGGATTTGGATAAGCAGGATCCATATGAGTTTTTAAATGCCGAATAATTATGGGAAAAGTAATAGCATGTAAAATTGAAGTAACAGGCCAGTTAAGTACTTTTATGAAAGAACAATTGGTCTATCCTGGGCAAACCATTACGGTAGAAGCCAGCTCCAATATAAATTTCTTTTTAGATGAAACCTGCTTTAGCGACCACATTTTATCGCCTGATGTGAAATGGGCATTTATTTATGAAAATTACTATGCGAGTATAAAAGACAGTCAAGGGCAGCAAAATGATCTTTGGGCTGATATTGGAAATGGACAAAATCAGTTTATTGTTGAAAAAGGTATTGGTAAACAATATAAAAAAGCAAGTAAATTCAGTATTAGTCCGGAGGGGACCAGTTACTATTACGGCTTCAAGCAGAGGGTTGTTGTTTTTAATGATAATGCCGATCAGGAATTTCATTTCTTCATTATACCTTACATTAGTACCCCAAGCGTCAGTTATGCCTATTTTAATGAGAGTGAAAAAGTTAGAAGGTACGGTGATGCTATGCATCTTCAAATATTGTTGCATCAATATCCTGATAATATCAATAAAAAAGGAAATTATGAGGCAAAAATATATTTGTTAAAAAAGGAAGATGCATTAAAGGCTGTAGATACAGGCGATTTCGAAAAACATAATGTTATGGAAAAACCTTTTACCAAAAAACTGGGGTTTATAGACTACAATAAGGCAGATAATATCAATACGATTATCAACATCGATTTTATAATTGATGTTGCCTGGCGCAAAAATGAAAATGAGGAAAAAATATTTGTACCTATTATCGAACTGTATGAAACTAAAGAAAAGGAGATTGCAGGAGTAATATCTTATAATAGCGTACAGGATCCAATTATTAAAAACTTTGCACTCGAACCTTCTAAAAGTTTATCAAAATATAACGCTAAGTTGTTGGGAATGGAAGCCTTACAAAAGGAGAAAGATCCGATATACAGCGAATTTAAGGTTTCCGCAGAATTTATGTCTGATTTTCTCGACAGGAAAGAGATCGAGAAGAATAATATGATCCAATACATTGGGGATATTAATTACACAAAAAAAGAAAATAATCCCTGTGCCTATTCTACGATAACTATAAAAGAAGGAGAAAGAAGTGTTGTAATATTCGATGAAAATCAGTTGGCAAGTAAAGTAAAAGATAGCACCCTTAATACTTTTGAGATTGTAGCCGGCGATAAAGAAAAAACAAAAGTAACCGTTACAGCTAAATTTAAGAAGGATGCTAAAAGCCCTGAAGAGTCTATGCACATTGGAAGTGCTTACAAATGTGAAGGTATACTTAATGATGGACATAAGCATGAAAAGCCTGAAGATGTTTTTAAGATGCAATATATTGTTGGGCAGTGGAGACCTTCATCAGGTTTTACTGGCCGATTAATGGATCAATTGTTGAATTTTAGTTCAGTGAGTAGTTTTAGGTTTTACCATCCTGATAATGGAAAAAAAGCGCCTGAGCTTAAAACAGATGACCCTTATAAAAAGCAATATTCAGATGATCAGCAAGCAAAAGGTTTACCAAACCCAGCTGGCAGTATGGACAGATTTAAACTTATTTCAGTAGCAGAAGTACAGGGGCTCACAGATGAAGATTATAAGATTGAAAAGGATACAGTTTCTTTGGAGCTGGGTTATGTTTATAACAAGGTTTATGAAAGTAAGATCGCCGATTATTTAGGAACACAAGAAGCTTTTGAGGGGGGAGCGCTTTCTAAAAATGTAAAAAACATCTGGGTAATCAGGTATCTCTTAAAGCTAATTAATAAGGAAAAGATTTATCAAACCTATTTTGTACCGGTAACAACATGTCGTTATCCCAATCAAATTGCCAGGATAAATATATACCCAGATATGAAATGGGTATTCAATTTCAACTATAACATAAAAACGCCTATCTACTATAAGCCAACAGCTTCGTTAGTTGAGCACTATGCTGATTCTTATGAAGGAAGGAATATAACTACAAGTAATAGTGCCACTCGAGTGGATATTAGAGAGCGGATAATAAATAATGCTGGTCAGGTAGAGGAGGGGCGAAAAACTTCCTTTACTTTGGGGGTAGAGTGTGAGGTTAGTGGTGAAGATGATATAATTAGTCTCTCAAAGGAAATGGGAGAAAAATATAGAAAAATGCTTTCTCCGCTATTATGGATTGTGAATAAATTGGATGGAGATTTGGGAGTAAGTGAGGCTAGAAATGAAAATAATCGTATTAGAACTTCTGGAAATACGGGCCTTTTAAGTAGATTGAAAAAATTACCAATGAGCTTCGAACTGGAAGCTCCAAATATTGGTGTTGGGTTAGGAATTGGCTTCGCCGGCTCAAAATCAGGCAAAATTAGTTATGAACTAGAGGGAAGATTAGTTGCTGATCCTCTTATTGGAGCAAATGTTAAGCTAGATATACTTGCATTAGGCAGTAAATTAAAGCCTTGGGGCCTAATATTGGATGCTTTAGATCTTGCTTCTTGGGCAGCTAATGTTTTTAGCGGAGGAAGAGTAGAATTTGATTATAAAATAGAGGTTCGTTTTAAAGCTCAAATTAAGTTAGTGGGTAAAAAAACGGGAACTGATCTGAAAACTAAAGAGCCTATTTATGAGGGACATGCAAATGCAAAGTACAATTTTGTCGATAGAAAACTAGATTTTAGTGGTGGTATTGAAGGTAAGATTTTAGGAGAAATTGAGATCAGTGCCTCGGTAAAAATATTAGCGAAGGTTAAAGATGCTAATGCTAGAGTTTTAGATGAAAAGAAAAAGATTGCGGAAGTAGGAGTTGGTGCAAAAGCAAGTTCTTATGTCAAACTTACCTGTCCATTTGAAATTAAGGATGGGGGAGTGGATATAGATTTTTATTTTTCAGGAGTAAAACTAGAAGTTTGGTTTAAGGCCAGTTTAAATCCAAACGATAATGATGGAGAACCGGACATTGTTAAAAGTCTAGTCCCTAAAATAGACTTAACTAAAAAAATTCAATTTTGATGAAACAAATATTATATATCCCATTGTTCGCGTTACTTTTCGTAGTTAGCTGTACAGAGGCTAAGCAAGAAAAAATAGCAGGTAACTATAAATATAAAGAAAAAATGAAAAAGACTTATTTTGCAAATTATGATTTTAGTGGTCGCTTCGATATCATTTTTAATGGCGTAAGCATGGTCAGAAACAGGAAGAATGGAGTGGTTAGCGGAATTGAATATTTGAATCCATATATATCGAAATCAGGCGTTCAAAATATAATGCTCGTGGTAAAACCTTTAAGCCCTAATTCAAAAATATTGCCTAAAGATGTAAAAGATTATTTTATTGACATTGTTTATACAGAAAATGGTGCAGCTGCCCCGGTTAAAAATGTGAAAAGATGTTCCTTTCCCGCTATCGATAAGCCAGCAGATTCATTGGTTTATACCTGGACATTTGATGCTGATGTGCCTTATGAACTAGAAGGTTTTACAAATTCGTTAAGTTTAACTAAAGAAGATCCTGCTCAACTATTATCTGAAGTGTTAGCATATTATCAAAATGTTCATAATATAATTAATGAGGGAAATCATAAAGACTATCTTCAATTGTATAAAAAATCGCGCGAGAGGGAAATGGTTTCAGTATATATGGATGAGAAAAAGCAAAAGGAATATTTAGAATCCTTAGAGAAACGCATCTCCTCATCGAAAGGTTACATGCAACCCTTAACTGATTACAAATTGTTTATCCACCCTAATGGAAAATTAGTTGGTTTAATTACATCAAATGGGGTCACTCCCTTATACTCCAAGGATCAGGAAGGAAAAAGAAAACAATATGGATTGGAATTGCATAGGGTTAAAGGAAGCAATAAGTTAGAGGTGTATTAAAAGCTAGATAAAGTTACGTGGTTGAGGATTATTCTCAAAATGGCTCACCCATTATTACCATTTCATTTTTTTTTATGTATGGAATTTTAACATTTAAATCCGGATTTAAAAGGAACTTAAAATAAGTTCGGCAATTAATTGTAAATAACATCAGCTAACATGATCATAACGAAATGCTAAACACGTTGCAAATAATAAGATCCAGGTATTGGTTAAATTTTTAATCGTTTTTTTATTATCAACCCTTATTGTTACGCTACTTTTCATTCTTATTTTCGGTAATCTCGCTCAGTCAATTACGTTAAAGGCCGTATTAAAATAGTCACACAATTTGGCATTGTGATCAGTATTCCTACAGCTATTTTGTTCCTTCTCGCAGATATCTTGATAAAAAAGATCAAAATTAGATGGGTTTTGCACTTGGTTAGGGTATAGTGTTTTTTGGTTTACTCTGGCTGGTCAGTATATTTTTTTCAATTTATCTCATCGCCAATGCCTTATTTGATAATCCCTTCATGGAAAACCTGTATCATTCAAACACGACCTGGCTAACACTGATTTGATTTAGTTATGATTGAAATATTTACTAACTACAGCTGCAATATAGGGCATAAAGCAGCCCCCCGATTTTTATTCTTGCAAAAAAAATCTGATAGTCAGTCTTCAGGTTTAGCCCTAATCACCTCTTTTCATGTTAAAAAGGTATGATTGCCAAAAAAATCACGTATACTATTTTTTTACTTTTTTTTAGGTGTATGCCGTATCTCATTATTTTATTCCTGTATGATTCAAAGCGCCTATGAAAAATTGATTGGGAACACGAATGATGGTTATCAACTGACCATTTTCCAGCTTGAATTTTATTTTTTCCTTATCGTTTTATACAGTTTCAGGCCATCACGCTTTAACAAAACCATAGTTAAGAGTTACAAAGAA
Proteins encoded in this region:
- the tssD gene encoding type VI secretion system tube protein TssD; the encoded protein is MAFKTRLNLGSKEFDVLQCSFSLNRDVDAKGRPSSGVYGGTIHIEIESTEDTSVIESMVNNQYKPLSGTLVFKKGEEDSKMKELSFEDGYIIQYNEGIAVNDNTPMTLSFVVSARKLKLGNAEHENDWPKA
- a CDS encoding DUF2931 family protein, which gives rise to MKEKFISLNSFLILFAMLASCQSKEKFDWDAGFSAPKNYIAGDPSVSYFYKGVKLAGASSTVGINPGWGETSGGFTSGDDFKPVPDSVFVKWDCGFDLIEYEGGFKLPKEKMLSLFKSKVRDPLGNMENYSLIVTGMAPGGNVTLWMKAGLIKTEIAKFKAKAIDTMSKDDPNRGITIWTSTGDEAKYILSYIKLHGIPYHVWEVGEKEYNYNIGFSSEEDKNYSFGITGYSEDGTTIGYDQEENTLVMLKHNTNYTPSIGKIKNKLPVHFSIQWISEDNEQWYKAEIVLPNNFSEKFTSGEAVKNYGYDRILIKMDKEIPGQAYVFGKIMIQGKDKEDMIMKFRAPKLNNETKKYDFSKYSLPKGYVFPKWQGRNNLTFPKIDFWQEQ
- the tssD gene encoding type VI secretion system tube protein TssD is translated as MAFKARLNFSGKEYDVLHCAYALNRDVDAKGRPSSGVYGGTIDIEIESTEDTSIIEAMVNNQYKPITGTLLIKKTEEDAKMKEVNFEDGYIVKYSEGINIVGDHPMTLKFQISARKLKLGNAEHLNDWPKA
- a CDS encoding phospholipase effector Tle1 domain-containing protein; translated protein: MSRSRIVGGSYTKVSKGNHQMFSEESIVSSAGKKVQQKGANEGVSHGTPQTAPKPVNAVNVYVGMFFDGTGNNRFNSEAEYYSKINSNNVKYIANTIPAHAVKTITDVNGKVTKVKISDRDSYWNPYSNVVKLYDLYKEEKNPEHTDELHKEYGKHVILKQYVEGIGTKRNLEDDVAGSALARGPRGIIGRVEEGIKDLVKNQLGVVKAKKINKIVFDVFGFSRGAAAARHFCNEVKKKASYTHEMIRDPYDSKGRIMTGKQIVSSQAGGLLGRLLQQNGFKSVGETFSIEIRFLGVFETVISDGIVKENLGYKAIPLTLMAPLIQESLKDIKTAVGGLGIKNIFHIKADSEWRQNFAFTPTNAGHTISMLGAHSDIGGGYANLDKYTTVLDYFDLKPNDTKTWKEKQAVRQFYINQGFCNEDQIKFINTYDHVRETSSTISPYGAVYSSRNIDGPADFPDGGKTLSSSPYYQASQSKVSDHYMLVDERYISNNYALVPMNIMLKKALNCQVPFYDDYKKAPDVKKYFEYEITDAVLNDYLSLMLNVMEGKGIENGSYNIPAEMRKHICNKYLHLSANYGGFDTIRVKTGDHYLLGNLGFVNRPVPYHFANETVTYEREIYQPK
- a CDS encoding DUF4280 domain-containing protein; amino-acid sequence: MALKEKVVQGAICKCQFGTTPDQLVVLSHKKWYANDHEAKEKLIVTNKDIGVPFKKKTFGSCAKMNNSPCVPNITKWDGFYEKEKYDPPGGYIILEDSKATCAVAGSPCVEIVKSGQIGVPSSKNLKNADKELQANVNPLINMTDLDKQDPYEFLNAE
- a CDS encoding type VI secretion system Vgr family protein, with product MEKKLISEINIEDKEITHFASFSLTQAFNEHHYFELRFNHDQMGAPGLISLDDSRDFVGKTLTASFGHSPENMQNFVGLVSKVELSQSHGYHGVVIVSGYSPTILIDRGPDLGSYLDKDLNEIVKLATKDTPANDLKVVANAARSSSIDYIIQYKESDFAFLNRLSAEYHEWFFYDGKQLNFGKPNSQKEISLFYGRDVQEMQYAMEIAPIKNKRFSYNPKQNEMLLSESTGKVDGTPDLSHAIKASNLTFSKTFNQPSLIRVDNSGDIKSLVENEEKANTSELLKVTARGDNAGLSIGSIAEITMSLRKELAFSTESLGKFLITSIKHHIDENGKYHNTFEGKVSTTERLLVKNFEKPQPDMQLADVIDNNDPQGQGRIKVKFKWECLTNDVTEWLRVVTPSAGIGDRGNNRGYFAIPEIDDQVIIAFEEGNIARPVVMGSVYHSSSVNSSPLVKNHLKSIITRSGHLLEFDDSDGTQGITLTDIHQNIIHIDTKGNNITITALENMTLNCKNMQINVAENMATSVGQNMANTIGMNRSETVGMSATESVGAIKSTTVAGNMNLMVIGQLMEMIEGDVHSETKKERNEISAGIMNISSDEYINKHAQKQVQNNSGESGTGY